The following are encoded together in the Ignavibacteriales bacterium genome:
- a CDS encoding phosphatase PAP2 family protein, protein MKTNFASVISIIGHPLLTLSIFAIIALFAYEEFQRAFLHSSFIVAGIFLPLAIKMYLNYKNGTYTNFDVSDKTQRQSWYGFAILILLIVTIILFATDQPRTLRLSVLFSLILVVTSQIVNYFIKSSLHVSFNIFLSFLIVPMNFIAGLLFLVFTILIAWARLTLKRHTIKEIIAGAFIGLIIGISSLLCIGKIANGQPFNIKIDYENIKIK, encoded by the coding sequence ATGAAGACAAACTTTGCATCTGTTATTTCAATTATTGGACACCCTCTTTTAACTCTTTCCATTTTTGCCATCATTGCATTATTTGCATACGAAGAATTTCAAAGAGCTTTTTTACATTCATCATTTATTGTAGCTGGTATTTTTTTACCCCTTGCAATAAAAATGTATCTGAATTATAAAAATGGCACTTACACCAACTTTGATGTTTCTGATAAAACACAAAGGCAATCGTGGTATGGATTTGCTATTTTGATATTGCTAATAGTTACTATTATTTTATTTGCAACAGACCAACCCCGGACATTGCGGTTATCTGTTTTATTTTCGTTGATACTCGTGGTTACCTCTCAAATAGTAAACTATTTTATAAAAAGTTCATTACATGTATCATTTAATATTTTTTTATCTTTTCTCATCGTGCCTATGAATTTTATTGCAGGATTACTCTTCCTGGTTTTTACGATACTTATTGCATGGGCAAGATTAACTTTGAAGAGACATACAATCAAAGAAATTATCGCCGGTGCTTTCATCGGATTAATTATCGGCATATCATCTTTGTTATGTATTGGAAAAATCGCTAATGGGCAACCCTTCAATATTAAAATAGATTATGAAAATATCAAAATTAAGTAA
- a CDS encoding DUF3052 domain-containing protein, which translates to MKTTGYSKTSLAKKLGIKDNFNIRIINAPEYYFKLFSDLPIHLEINANRAGKKDFIHYFETSAETLNSTLPKLKKEIQPNGIIWISWYKKSAKKDTDITEDIIRDIALKNSMVDIKVCAIDEIWSGLKLVIRLKDRILKDGKL; encoded by the coding sequence ATGAAAACCACAGGATATTCAAAAACATCATTAGCAAAAAAGCTTGGTATAAAAGATAATTTTAATATCAGGATAATCAATGCACCTGAATACTATTTCAAACTGTTCTCTGACCTTCCAATCCACCTAGAGATCAATGCGAACCGTGCAGGTAAAAAAGATTTTATTCATTACTTCGAAACTTCTGCTGAAACACTCAATTCAACTTTGCCTAAACTGAAAAAAGAAATTCAACCCAACGGAATAATCTGGATTTCCTGGTATAAAAAATCTGCAAAGAAAGATACTGACATTACCGAGGATATTATCCGCGATATTGCTTTAAAAAATAGTATGGTGGATATTAAAGTCTGTGCAATAGATGAAATTTGGTCAGGACTCAAATTAGTTATTCGATTGAAAGACAGAATACTTAAAGATGGAAAACTTTAA
- a CDS encoding SLATT domain-containing protein → MDDTAYEIVKECEREEENCLYTSTTFFYWLKSLRRLRTFFIITPLLLGGFSGVKILTSSEIDWVKYIVGISALLAGIIPSIYSALKLDQKIEQVDSAASNYKIFQGKFRRLKNIDSKTSGFKDEFDQVIEQYEALKSASLTPPERFFARAKSKIDRGHYDFSVDIKNNNK, encoded by the coding sequence ATGGATGACACAGCATATGAAATTGTAAAAGAATGTGAAAGAGAGGAGGAAAATTGTTTATACACATCGACTACTTTCTTTTACTGGTTAAAGTCTCTAAGAAGACTAAGAACATTTTTTATCATCACTCCACTACTCTTGGGTGGATTTTCAGGAGTTAAAATACTTACTTCATCAGAGATTGACTGGGTTAAGTATATAGTTGGGATATCTGCACTACTTGCCGGCATTATTCCTAGTATCTATTCGGCTCTTAAATTAGATCAAAAAATAGAACAAGTTGATTCAGCAGCATCAAACTACAAAATATTTCAAGGAAAATTTCGCAGATTAAAAAATATTGACTCGAAGACATCTGGTTTCAAAGACGAGTTTGATCAAGTTATAGAACAATACGAAGCTCTTAAATCTGCTAGTTTAACTCCACCAGAAAGATTTTTTGCTAGAGCAAAATCTAAAATCGATAGGGGTCACTATGATTTTTCAGTTGATATAAAAAATAATAATAAGTAA
- a CDS encoding type II toxin-antitoxin system VapC family toxin has protein sequence MNLLQIPQQQPVIIDTNIFVYAAQRDSKQCIKLLEKCATDEMFGILPTHILAELTHVLLLAEARDLGLIKGSNPAKQLSENPNKIKALNRYEVLIRDLLSIGLKLESLQREDFLTAMSLQRQYGLLTNDALFLAVAIRLRVTAVVSADSVFKNIQGIFLYSPDDINE, from the coding sequence ATGAATCTATTACAGATACCCCAACAACAGCCGGTAATAATAGATACGAATATTTTTGTCTATGCTGCACAACGTGACTCAAAACAGTGTATTAAGCTTTTAGAGAAATGTGCCACAGATGAAATGTTTGGAATTTTACCAACTCATATTCTCGCGGAACTCACTCATGTTTTGCTGCTTGCTGAAGCCAGAGATCTTGGTTTGATTAAAGGTTCTAATCCGGCAAAACAGCTTTCAGAAAATCCAAACAAGATAAAAGCATTAAACAGATATGAAGTTTTAATTCGTGACTTACTTTCTATCGGATTAAAACTCGAATCTTTACAAAGAGAAGATTTTTTAACTGCAATGTCATTGCAGAGGCAATATGGTTTACTCACAAACGATGCATTGTTTTTAGCAGTTGCAATAAGATTAAGAGTAACCGCTGTAGTTTCTGCCGATTCTGTTTTCAAAAATATTCAAGGAATTTTTCTGTATTCACCAGATGATATAAATGAATAA